The sequence GAATGCAAGTTTTCACAGATATTGTTTATACcggtcaaattgatgtacttttgtgttaaaaaCCGACATATGCTTTACTATTTATGACTGCTATAAAGTGGTCAtagctaaaaatacatatatttaatgttaaatacacaaactgttgtgttgataatggaaaaatgctgtaatatttattatagGTTACACAAACTTTGTTTTATATGCTATTTTCATGTACATTTTCAaggttttaaaggttaaaacttttcttttacagtaaaatatggaatgaagcacatttttacactgtatCTTTTAATAATGCATCGCCATGATAATGTCTGACCTATAGGAAAACATCAATATAGTTTCCCAGTTGATTCTTATGCTTCTTTAATGGCTTCAAAAACCTACAATATCAGTTTAATTTGAGGTGTTGTTCTTTACTTTTAACCAAACAACTGCCTTCTTTCAAGATAGATGAAATGTTCTTTATGGTTtgattttctctgttgttttttgtgttttttttgttttttgtttttttagcaaagaTGGACCCTCACCTTCTGGTTCAGTCTCTGAAGCGCCCAAGAAAGCATCAAAAAAgtccagcaaaaaaaacacagagaataaGACCAAAGTCTACAACTCTGTGCTCGACAGTGTTTTTGGGGCGGTAAGTAGCCGATAcccatttattcatttaaaatttaaaaaagtaggATTTTTCATGTTATCTTGAAGGGATTTCACACTTAATTACAGAATAGATCAAATGAAAGATAAGATTTAAGTCTCCAGAGTCGTCAGTTCAAGCACCATAATACACAGACGTCATGTGTTAAAATGTCAGAGTCAGAGGTGAGGTGGAAGCCAGGTCGTGTAGTTTCAGGCTTGTTGCTGATCTTTCTGGAGCTGCCACCGCTAAGCTTGGTGTGTCTGCAGCATCAGAGGCTCATTAGCTGAGGCTTAACGTCACTATTCATTAGGGTCACGATGAAGAAGAGCGCTGTCCAACTACTTGGTCGATTCAACTTTAAAATGATAAGACATCTATTGTCGCCTTAGAAAAGACAATGAttgataaacacattttattttccccCCTTCATTAACATGCACAGTTAAAAATACACCCTTGACTTTCCACTTTGTAGATTAAACTGCAGcttgtgtttgattgttgtTTCTGCAGGACAGAGAACTGGCTCAGGCTGAAATAGATGGTAAGTCTCACTACCACAGCCGTCCATCAGATGAAAATACAGGCCCTGCAGTAggaactcagtgcaacaaaaaccAGCACAGGTTTcctttccatatgtccatccttatttttgaagacattcatgcagccccatatcatcacacttccacctctgtgcttcgCTGTCAGGACCAGGCATtgactgtggtagtcctggagGGTTCATGTCGAATTCATCTTGGTCTCATCGGACCAAAGAATCTTCTCCAGgcttctttttatgtcttttaacAAAACTTAATCCTGCAGTTTTGTACCAAACAGCAGGCAATGGCTCTTTCCTTAGAGGTTGATGTTATCTAATGTTCTACATATTGCCTGAGCGTTCACAAGAACTCCACTCATAAACCCTCTGCCAAGTCTGAAGCCCGTCTGTTTCTCAGTGTTGGATTGTTCTAGTAGTGCACTGATTACTTATTGATTAGTGGTATCATGACTCGTCctttacctcctgattactaCTGACAGCTGTTTTCTAACTGATTTTTCATTGTTCAACAATTTTTCTGTATCTCTCTACATCTTTGTGACATCTCATAATCACATTTTTCAATTTCTCTGGCAATTTTCTGGCAAACTTTTTCTGACTTGCATCCCAGTGATCACAGGCATATTAaattttgttgcactgagtttctactttaCGGCCTTCATTTTTTACAATAtgaaaaattagcaaaaaataaataaataaataaaactttcaaaaactGTATATACAGATATAgtaacccaaatatagaaaaaaaattgcaaaaaaccctaaaaaattTGATCCATATATAAacacaaatctaaaaaaagattgaaaatgagcacaaaaaatatagtttaaaaaaaagatatttttaaggttttgttgcgtgtatatatattttttttctattatatatatattattttttacattatttttgctcatatatatataaacaatgagcaaaaataaataatatatataatagaaaacaataataaaaaaataaaactgatgtatttttgcaacagtgggttttagaGGGTTAAAAAGGTTGGAGTAGTTTAGATATAAATAGAGACATTTTCCTTATTGAATTTGTCCCTTTCTACCAGTCTGCTTTACAGATGAATGAACTTTAGAtaatagatttttgttttttcagtttagcCACGTCAGAACTGTTGACATCTCTTTCTATCCTTCTCACAGAGCTCCATGAGGCCTTTAAGGAGTTCGACTATGACCAAGATGGCTACCTGAACTACAAGGATGTGGCTGAATGCATGAGGACGATGGGATACATGCCCACTGagatggagctgctggagaTAGTCCAACAGATCAAGATGAGAAGTGAGTCTGACGAGAGCACACTTCAAAAATATGTGGAATTAAGACCACTAAATATTcatgaaacaacacaatacacacaacaTTTAAGTTAGGAAATAGTAAATGTGCACTGAGTGTaagacattttgactttttgatCAATTTAACCAGGGTTTTTATTGAGTCGGTGCAGTTTGTTGGGCTGTTTTTACCACTAAGCCTCTTTATGTACCACAGTGGGCGGGCTGATGGACTTTGAAGACTTTACTGAACTGATGGGACCCAGGATGATGGGAGAAACTGCTCACATGCTGGGACTCAAGGAGCTCCAGTCGGCCTTCGTACAGGTCAGTCAGATAATAAGGACACAATTTAGATAGTTATTCAATTACTGAGAGTGGAAAGAAAGAGTCAGATGAAATAAAATCGTTTACGTAAGCTCACATATGGCATCCAAGAACTAAATACATCTAGGTAGTTATAGAaagattgtgttgttgttgttttttaaagtttgacctCGATGGAGACGGAAAGATCAACCaagaggagatgaaggaggCAGTTAAGAGCCTGCTGGGGGAGAAGCTGAAGAAAGGAGAACTGGAGGAGATCCTGAAGGAGCTGGACATCAATGCAGATGGAAACATTGACTTTGAAGGTGGGATGAAACAGTTCAGCACATTTATCATCCTTCATGCTCTGCACTATGACCAGATTTTTATGCAACTCGCtcttttgtctttcttcttttcagaGTTTGTGATGATGCTCTCCATTCGCTAATCGTTAGACTGTCTGTGAATCAGCAGTAAATCCAGTCTCAATTTTTGTAACTTGTGCTTGTGACATAGGCGTAGACTTCTATCACATAATGTGTGCCTAACTATGTAACAATTATTTAAATGATGAATTGCTAAGAAAGTGGAATGATACTGCGTAATTCCTGAGTGGCATCAGATGCTAATTTAGTCGATCCATGAACCTTTTGATGTGATCTGTGAATACGACTGaaatattttgctattttattaaagaaattaaaacatttgtgtCACTGATACATGATTTAGACAAGGAATGACTGAACGGGCTGAAGATGTTTACCTCTCAAACAGACTTTATTCCAAAAAACGTATCTTTTACTATCCCCAGTTTCATTGTTAAACAAAATGGAAATGATACTGTGTCTCTCTGCATCTAGAGAATAtaagttaaatataaataaaacgaTGTCATTTGACATTTGTTAAGAACAATGCAGCTTTTAGCTTTGTCAGGTCTACTGTCTTTAGAATTGGAGAAGCGTTTGCACATCCAAAATCATGGTGCCGCTGAGtcaggagaaaataaaaaaaaagagtcacatTTCAGAATCAAATCTCACATCAGGCCAACATTTGATGCTGGCACAGAAACCAACCATAAGAAGAACTTATGTCCTATTTGAAAGTCTACAAGCTTAACACTACTGGTAACTTAAACTGCTTATTATTATAACATCAAACCATATGTTCAACAGTTCAGGAAGATCTGCAACATGCAGCACAAGGAATCTgctcaaatttaaattttttctcgTTGTCAGGCAAGAAAcggaaaaatgagaagaaaatatTCAATCCCGTGAAAAGAGTCAAAGAGGAATCAGTGTTTGACACGAGTTGGATGAGCCATCGGCTTCACAGGACTCTGGATATGTTCCATTTTTGTTCTTCACTTGAAAAAAAGAATCACATGAACTTGTTCACAGCTGGTCACTGTGCAACTTTGATGCATGATTTGGGTATTTGAAAGAACACTTTGTACTGCTGAAACAAGTGATGCTGGGATAAACAGACTGAGAATAACTCATCAAATCCTATTAACTTTTGTGACTTGTTTCTTCTGTAAGTGGAGCAGGTTCAAACAAAACCTGCTTCTCATAAAGTGTAAACACTTCATTTGGGTACATTTCACATTCTGTCTTTGAGTTTTGATTAATTAACTGAAAAATTTGTCCCAAAACTTTGAAATCACCTCCTGGTCTCTTTCCTTATGCCTCACAGACTCATCCATTTCTCCTCCTCTTAGAGGGAATGTTTGCTCTGATTTTTGTAAACTTTGTGACAATGAGAAATACCATCCAAAAAGCAGACTTTGTAAACAAATGCATTTAAGTTTTCTGAGCATGTGAGAACTTGCTTGgttgtattttttcactttgcacTGCATTCACATTGGCAGGGTTGAGGGTATTCAGGCTTTTCCAGGATGGTACGCAGTAAAACTGGATGCAAACTTCAGGGTGCTGCTTTGGATTAAAGCCAGATGGTGTAAGATTGCATGTTGCATCATTTCCACAGCGTTGTGAGCTTGTTATGGAGCCATCGGATAGCTTTTTTGTATTCTAAGTGTGTTTTTGACAGCTATGGTCTAAACCACTGCATCATGAATGGGCATATATCCAGTAGTCACACTGCAGTAACTCCAATCACATCACAACATCCTTTGATGTACAGcccacaacacaacacaagttGCTACAACGCCTTCACCTCTTGACTTTGTGCCAATCCTGGTCTCTACATGCTATCAAACCTCTCAGTTTCACCTCTTCTTTGTGACTTCCCTAATCTCTTTCTTTTAATCATCCCTGTGTTCTTCTTTCGGTCCCACTAAATGGTAGATGGATAAAGATGGATAAGCTTCTTCTATTTCGTCTATCCACAACAGGACAATCGCTGGGCTAGTAAGACTTCTCAGTGATCTCCTATTGCTTACAGCTCGTTGGTCAGCTCTTCTGCAAACTCAGCCATGATGTCGTGCACCCAGATGTCCCTTTCTTCCTGTGACGTGTCGACTAAGAAGACCGTCAGCCTCCTGTCCCACGGGTTGGTGGCTTCCTGTACAGCCTCCAGTTGGGCCACCAGGGGTTTCTTCTCCACGTGGTTCCTGAAAACGATGGAAGCCTCCTCTGACCACTGCCTCGGCTTCACTCCTGTGggtggagacagagaggaacGAGTCAGTTCTGAGCTTAAGCTCACTTTCACATTAGTCACAAATGTATAGCATTACAATAAAGAAGCATCTGGAATGCAGCAGCAGGTATCCCAACGTCTTCGGCTGCATGGAAAGAAAGCTTacaacataatttcatcatATCTAGGTATAGATTAAGTTCCACCTTAAAGATGATGTAAATGACATTCAGAGTCCAGAAATTTTCTGTAAATGACGTCCAACAAAACATAACCAACGCCAACACCAGTGTTGTAAACATACAATGAATGTAATGAGTTGTTAATCTGTTTAACAACTATGGCAGAAATAAGTGTCTTAATAGCTTTTGctttacacctccaagtttgTAACCGCAAAACACAGTAAGAAacagattttcaccatatgggacctttaatgtatttttatttgatgttaACACCATTATGAGCACGTGTATCATTTTTATGTATGAGATATAAATGAAAGCTTATGgttcatattttatttctgaGCAATGTTGTACTATATTTCACTTAATTTGTCTCACGTTGACTTTGCTCCTGTCTGTCCTGCTCCACTTCATTTGTGTCTATTTCCATGCATAGAAACAGACAGAGTAGCTGTGGAAAGctgcaaaacagcagcagagacatcTATActgagaaaaaatgaaatgaggaCACAAATGCAATACATTTACAAACAGTTCCAAAAGGGAGGAACCCACATGCACTAATATGCAGGACAGGTGGAGAGGCTCAGAttatatatacagatatatcTTTGCATGACAGAGAGAGTTGTTTGCTGCTATATTAATGCtgtaaatttgttcaaaatctgGCATATTGCACCTTTAAATGTCACTACTAATACTCTGTGTATATGAGTACCAGTAGAGAACAGCAGATAAAATGAGTCGAGTCTGGATGTGACGTTAGTCGCAGCCATCGCAGCTCCAGTTTACTCACCAGCCAGCTGAGCAGTGATTCCCTGGAACGGCAGCTGTCTGAACTCTTTGATCAGAGCTCTGAGCTGGGTGCAGCTGACCAGCTCGTGTCTACCATAGTCCAACTCATACACAGACACCAACCCATTGGTGAGAACTCCCTTCACTAACACACGATGCCAGCTGAACAGTAggatgtaaaacacaaaaagaagttAGGGACAATGTACATGCCTCAGAGGGAAGACTTAATGGAAACAGAGGAGCAAATTCTActcatttattttacactgGGTCTAAAAACAGTATCCAGACAGTTCGAGGTCTAAACAAAATACTGTCATCAAATTTAGATGATGAAATGAACTCGTGTCTTAACTCACTTGTTATCCACTTTAGCAGCGTATATCTGATTCTTCTCTATGTTGAGTGGTTTCTCCTCAGTTTTATTGTAGTAGAGTATCATCTCTCCCATCAGCACCACCAGTTTATACATATCTCTCCATGGCTGAAGCACAAAGTGGCCTGGATGGCACGCCACTGATACGTAGACATCTATGTTGTTTCCTAGGAATGAAAATCCAACATTCAATCCCTAAATCCAACACCACTTCTTTTGCCAAAGTTCATACAGTAATAAGCAGTAGAACACTAATTTCTTtgcttaaaaatatatataattttaccTGTTGGGGGCAGCTCTAGCAGTGGTGGCAGCTGGAGAAGGGATGTGGGTGATGAGGGTGacgatggtgatgatggtgttTCTGGCGGGCTGGAGGAGGTGgtgtttcctcctcttcctcctcctcctcctcctcctcctcctcctccgctgcTCCTGGATCCTGACAGGGCCTTCCTGAGATGAGGCTTGACTGGGACAGAAGCTGATGTCAGACTGCCATTGGTGGATTCACTGCTGCTGGAGGTCTTAGAGGATACGGTGGGTGCAGAAATCTTTGCGGGGCTGTGGAATTTAATTACATCATTAcattccatttttaattttaggtGAGAaattagctagctagctagagGAAGAACACCGATCAATAAATAAGCAGCAGAAACCTGTGGCTTGTCAGGAAGACGTCTGGTTGTTGTTTGAACAGGTCAGACTGGGCCATCTGATGGTTGAGGCTGCGGGTCGAGTCGTGGAAGTTCTTGTCGGTGAACAAGTGGACATAGATGCAGTGCTTGGTTTCATCTACCTTGGCCACCTTAAGGGGATGtacaggaagaagaaaaacagaaggaggAAAGATGCAACAAAGGAAAGAGATCTATGAAAATAGTGGGAGAAAAACACGACTAGTAGTAACAGTGGTAAGCAATTTACAATGTGAAAACATCACTAATTAGTATTTTCTTGTCTGAAGTTCctttaatgttttgttcatgTTAGAGTATTTTTCATAAATGCTTGTTTTCAGAGTCTACATCACTCTACGGTGATAGTCAGCCGTTTACATTCGTTAATTTGGgtaatttaaagaaattagTTTTCCACATTGCAGTGTGCTTCAAGGACCTATGGAGGTCTTTGCATCTCTGGACCAAATAACCATCATGATCATCTTCTTCCATTTGCAGAAGATCCAAACACCTGATTATGGTGACACGTGTGAAAAGGGCAAGACAGAAGACATTTACCTTCATGCTACAGTCAGTGGTGTTAAGTACTTTCTCTCGAAGCCACTGAACAGCGTCTGGATTCCAGGATCCAATACTCACAGCCAGGTCTGCTAGGCAGCACTTCACAGCCTAAACACAGGATGttggtttgtcatttttttatgttatatgACACTAAATGATTTAAGAACAGTATGTGCCAGACAAGGAGTGATCAAACAGTTCAGatactgtattttttcctgAATCATGTGTGAGAAACGGCAGGACCCACGTAAACAACTTTTGTGACCCCTGGTAGGTCTGCATTTGGGATTTTTCAGGGACATCAAACTGGAGCTGCGAGGAAAACTTCATTCTTCCGTGTCAGATGAGCATCCTTCATCTGTTTTTTAGCCacaatcagcagctctactTACTTGAtgtgacttcttcctcttcctcaaaATCTTATTTAAGCTGAAGTTTGACACAGTTTAAAAGAttaagtgctcatttcagatGATATTGACATGTTTACACAAAAGGACCTCCTGGGAGTACTACAAATGTTGCAGAACTGCTGAGAGTGCTAAGAATTTTATATCgttttgatttttaaaggtAGAATATTAGAGCTTTTTGATCACTCCTCGTATGAccttttcttatttcttttgaTTTGTCTTGACGTAGATACTGACCTGTGGCGGTATCGCCATGAGGTCACGCAGGAACGGCGGTGGGATCTCTCTCAGCTCAATCACTTCTACAGAAGCCTGGACACCAACATCAATGAACAGGATGTCCAGCACTCTGCTGCCATGCAGGTTGGTAATCTAAagatagaaacacacacagcatattcttgaaaactttaaaaatgttaacaaaatcCTTCATGATAATAGAAGTGAACAAACAGCTTTACATAATATATTGATGTACGGACCATTAAATATAACTGCTGCTGATATCGTTCTGCTGCAACTGATTGATATTACATTTAAAGGAGTCATTGCCATTAATCACTATGGGCTTGGTAGTGTTGCAGATCAGCACAACATTGCCAGGTAGTGAGTGGTTTTGGATGTAGAGGACAGAAGGCAGCCAAGAGAAGTAGAAGTGGGTGAAGTGTGAGAATAAAGTGCATCACAGTCCAAAATGCTGTATTATTAAGCCATTCTTTATGATCTAAACTCGTAAAAGCAGCCACACCTGCCTCTCTTGTGCAAATGCAACTTCATATCTTCAGTCAAACCAACACCTATCACGTGTTTAATGATTCACAACCTCTACTGTTTTATCTTACCTCGACACGAGACCATTTGCCTTTGTAGCGAGCCAGACATCCTTTCCCACAAAATGGTCTGGATACCAGGAACTCTGATGTAACCTGGAacaaaatatgtttcatttgCATGTAAATTGAAAAACTGAGTAGTCATCACTGTCAAGTTTGACTGTGCTCCTTCAGGACTGGTTATGTTGCTGTGTATGGCTGCAATCGGTACTGTAAACGCTCACACAAACATTTCACTGGTCCACCCAGTCTGCTGCAGGTCTACACTGCAATGACATCAAACATATGGGCTTtagatgtgcagttgttgatgGTTAAAGGAATACAGATAATGTGTGTTAGAAGTATGAGCGGTTTAATCCTGGTGGAGTCCTCTTACCGTCTTCATCATACAACAGTTTATTCATAACCAAACCAAATATTAAACTACAAAAATTATTgaggttttaatcttttttctcaGGTATGATAGTGTGGTGCACATACACTATTTGGGTTTATAAAATACAGTGCAACCTTGCAAAAGCTCTCTAGCCTTTGTAAAATACACTGGCACACTCAACACTGTGTTTGCCTACACACTGACGTAAAATGCTAACGAGCTGCAACTACAAGCTTTAAAGGACAGCACCTAGAAAAGCATCCGCTCCGCTGTGCTGCCAACAGATTAAGTGGCTTGGCAATGTCTTAACTCCAGATTATCAACCTAATCTCAATCTGTCCACAACACAGTTTGAGAGTAGCaacacagcacaggtacattcACAAAAGGCTTTTAAGATGAGTCCTCATTGACTTCACTGATTCCTTGTTAACGTTTTGCTTAATTAAACATTCTGGGATGAACACACTCAGTAAAACACTTGTGCATGGCAGGGAACATAtatgtttctctcttttttcttgttaGTAGCATACAACACATTTGTGTGGACCCTTTAGACTCAATTAGGAATAATAATCTTGTTTAATTAAGAGTATATATGCAGAATAGTtgcactgtaaagaaaaaagggCAACATGTAAAACCACACAAAGAGAAGTGtgatatattacaaaaaaatctggtaaaaCCAAAGAATTGGGTCAATAAATTCTTTAAATTATGGAATAAATCTGTAGTTTACAGCATAGGCAAAAAGTCCCAGGAAAAACTGACAATTCCATTGCAACTGGGCAAAGGTTTGTATGATATAAATGAACTAAACAGACCATATGGTGAGATTATTTTGTGAAATGCTGTTTCAAAAATGGTGCAGCAACAGACTAAGAGGACACACATAggccaaaaataaaaccagtaaCACAAGCACATCTACAGTATGTTACGTACCATTACAATAAAAGAGACTTCTCACATAGCAGGCATGAAATGAGTCCTTCAGTGCAATATATTGGCTGTATCTTGCATATTTGTATTGgaattaaaaataacaagatATTACTTCTTTTAGCTGCAGTCCTATGTAATTACACAGCCGTCATAATTGTtccataataatataataagaTGAATTTGAATATAACACGATGAAAACTTCAAGCTGTTCATCGAACTTATTTTGAATTAAAATAAGAGCTTTTATATATTGTATGGTGGAAGTATGAATTAGACATATAGGTATTAAGTATCAGGTATAAAACACATCAAGTTTTGTTCATTCATTTCTGGTAAAGATAACTAAAAATTCTACTTTCCTTCCATCTTCTATCTATTCTACCTGTATGCTAAATGTTCACATATACACTATATCTACATGTAGAAAATACCAAGCAGTCTTGCAGGAACTATCCAGCCTTAAAAATACAGACTCTACACTTAGTTTGCATAAATACTGATGTAAAATGTTAGAGCCGCAGCCACGAGGTTTAAAGGGCCTAGAAAAGCATCCGCTGCACAGTGCTGCCAACAGATTAAGGGGCAGCACAAAAAGGCCCTGAGACATCACATGAATCACGGTGCTCACCTGTGAGTGGAAGTACGTCTCTATATTCTCCAGTATTTCATTCATCTTGGCTAGACCTCTGGAGGGAAGCTGGCAGTAGATGGTCCCATCTGAGCAGACGCTGCTGACGGTCACGTTCATGTAAGCACTGTTCACCTGAGGAGAGCCACAGAAAGAAGTTCACTGTGCTGTATACTCATCCagacacatgcgcacacactaACTCTTCCTGTACCTGTAGAGGACTCGCTAGTGTCTTGTCCTGCAGGCCTTTCCTGCACGCAGCATTAATGTTCACATCATCATCCTGTGATGTGTCATACAGGACAACTAGAGGAGTCTGCCTTCTCTCGAGGATCTCGGCCAATAAGATCCTGCCGCTTGCCATCGTTTCAAATTTCTTCAGCACTGCAGGCTCCTGACAGAACGGCTCCAggcctggacacacacacataaacttAAATAACCAGGATGAAAGAGACAATATAGTGGTGTGTAGTTCCAAATGGATTGTCTGTACTGGATTACTCTGATGATTCAGTTAAGACTCACCTGCCAGTTTACACTTGGTGGCTTGGAAAGGTAGTTTGAAAAACTTCTCATGCAGCTCAAACACTTTGGTTTTGCTGATCACCTCTGAGAAGCCATGATCCACATAGTACACCTGCAGAGCCAAAAGCAAAGGTGGCAGCAGTAACTAACATATCCTCTCATTGCTTgtctttagttattttttgtttgtgaccTCTCACCTTGACCTTGTCAGTCATGACCTCGCAGACTTGTGCCCTCagaatctcctcctcctcctcagctctgACTGCGACAAGTTGACCCGAGGCTGGAGACGCTAAAGGAGTTGGGCTGCTTTGGTCCAAGCCATAAAATTCCCTCATTTCATCCTCCATAGACTCCTGGGCCTGAGAATAACCCTCACCAATGTACCTGAGAGAGGAGATGAGGCAGACAGTCAGAGGTTTATGATCTGTCACGTCTTCAAAGTGCATTCTAACACAGTTTTCTCCTACCTGAGTATAACTCCATTGGTGTTGGTGGCCTCCACTACCAGCACAGAAGGATACTCCTCTTTGGGGATCTGCAGGGAAGGCACCGCATGATTACTCAGCCTCCTCCCCAGCTCCTTCCTCATCCTCATTTCCTCCTCGCTGGTCGAGGAGTTCCTCCTGTTGCAGTTCTcgtcctctcctcctccacctccagcacTGCAGCGTCTGTACAGGATGGCCCTCTTGGGGTTGTCAGGCATCGGGTAGTCGATGGTGCAGATGTCAGAGAGGAGGTCAAGGTTCTCCAGGACATGTCCGGGCAGTTTggtctttcaaaaaaaaagaaaaagaaaatgatcaaCTGTATCAGACATGTATATGATAGTGCATCACAGTGTTACTGACTTTGTAGGTGTCCTGGAAGAGCTTGGGCAGTGCATGAGCCCAGAGGCCATTGGAGTACTtcaccagcagctcctccagtttctgcttCAGGTCAGGGCTGAGGCTCGCAGGAGACGAGGGAGGGCTGGGAGATGAGGAGGACGATGGTGGAGACTGAGGAGATCGAGAACCAGAGCCAGCTGCAGGAGTGCTGGGGGGTCTCTGCTGGGCGGGGGACTGAAGAGGTTTGTCTGTGGGGGTGTTTGAAGTCGGGGCAGTGGTGGGGTTTGGGTTATGGATGGGTGAAGGGGAGGATGTGGTGTTCTGTTCCTTAGCGGGATAAAGAAGCAGCTCTGATGGgttgctgctgcaggttttctcTATCTAGAGGAAAAATGGAACATATTACATCACAGACTACGCATAACTAGAATGTTAATGAACAAATGTGTACAAAACATTTGTAATACTTTGCTGTTAAAGGAATAGTTTCACATTTTGCGAGATGTGCCAGTTTGATTAATTATTAGGATTTAATTTAGAGGATTAATATCACTGTCATGTCTGCCTGTACAATATGGACGGTTAGCTTAGCTCAACAGCCGGTCTAAAACTCATTAATTAACATGTTATTAGCACTTTATTTCTCTGTAACAAAGACTGAGAGCCTCAAATCTCTCTAGCAGCTCTGCAGCATTCTAAATATAACACAAGATTCTAACGAAACACAATATACaactgaggctgatgggaatatCTCTAGTTTTGCTGGTATTTGTTGATGAAGTACTGGACAAATTGAAATTTTAACCTAATGACGGTGCTAAAGGAAAAGTCTGTCAGTAGGGTATCTCTTCTAGGAATCATTAATATCTATACAAAAATTTCTGCTGGTCAATTTTAGTACATGTGGAGATACTTCACCTTC comes from Amphiprion ocellaris isolate individual 3 ecotype Okinawa chromosome 23, ASM2253959v1, whole genome shotgun sequence and encodes:
- the tdrd7b gene encoding tudor domain-containing protein 7B isoform X3 — its product is MSNQNTANRKGNPPADKPDKRMTLPSRFQKEVHAHLSRNSQQTGPPMNLNESFGSGKGKPYNPQQVQGRIKEILGKYSNGFWVSKLPQIYRELYKQELPTEAIKDLENWTHICTIEKTCSSNPSELLLYPAKEQNTTSSPSPIHNPNPTTAPTSNTPTDKPLQSPAQQRPPSTPAAGSGSRSPQSPPSSSSSPSPPSSPASLSPDLKQKLEELLVKYSNGLWAHALPKLFQDTYKTKLPGHVLENLDLLSDICTIDYPMPDNPKRAILYRRCSAGGGGGEDENCNRRNSSTSEEEMRMRKELGRRLSNHAVPSLQIPKEEYPSVLVVEATNTNGVILRYIGEGYSQAQESMEDEMREFYGLDQSSPTPLASPASGQLVAVRAEEEEEILRAQVCEVMTDKVKVYYVDHGFSEVISKTKVFELHEKFFKLPFQATKCKLAGLEPFCQEPAVLKKFETMASGRILLAEILERRQTPLVVLYDTSQDDDVNINAACRKGLQDKTLASPLQVNSAYMNVTVSSVCSDGTIYCQLPSRGLAKMNEILENIETYFHSQVTSEFLVSRPFCGKGCLARYKGKWSRVEITNLHGSRVLDILFIDVGVQASVEVIELREIPPPFLRDLMAIPPQAVKCCLADLAVSIGSWNPDAVQWLREKVLNTTDCSMKVAKVDETKHCIYVHLFTDKNFHDSTRSLNHQMAQSDLFKQQPDVFLTSHSPAKISAPTVSSKTSSSSESTNGSLTSASVPVKPHLRKALSGSRSSGGGGGGGGGGGRGGNTTSSSPPETPSSPSSPSSPTSLLQLPPLLELPPTGNNIDVYVSVACHPGHFVLQPWRDMYKLVVLMGEMILYYNKTEEKPLNIEKNQIYAAKVDNNWHRVLVKGVLTNGLVSVYELDYGRHELVSCTQLRALIKEFRQLPFQGITAQLAGVKPRQWSEEASIVFRNHVEKKPLVAQLEAVQEATNPWDRRLTVFLVDTSQEERDIWVHDIMAEFAEELTNEL
- the tdrd7b gene encoding tudor domain-containing protein 7B isoform X2; this encodes MADVELVKKMLRAVLQANKSGVSLSRLQTEYKELTGEQIPHKHMGHNQLDALLASMPSVVRMERNRTGEMVYFASGANETAHIAKVVARQRSSKKTGRPHLVNTQMRVKPAAPLVLNAKPQTSLRQPNHRGRGGGRGGAGRGAGHGDFRQARDIRDGQSEGKTGGHPNKMSNQNTANRKGNPPADKPDKRMTLPSRFQKEVHAHLSRNSQQTGPPMNLNESFGSGKGKPYNPQQVQGRIKEILGKYSNGFWVSKLPQIYRELYKQELPTEAIKDLENWTHICTIEKTCSSNPSELLLYPAKEQNTTSSPSPIHNPNPTTAPTSNTPTDKPLQSPAQQRPPSTPAAGSGSRSPQSPPSSSSSPSPPSSPASLSPDLKQKLEELLVKYSNGLWAHALPKLFQDTYKTKLPGHVLENLDLLSDICTIDYPMPDNPKRAILYRRCSAGGGGGEDENCNRRNSSTSEEEMRMRKELGRRLSNHAVPSLQIPKEEYPSVLVVEATNTNGVILRYIGEGYSQAQESMEDEMREFYGLDQSSPTPLASPASGQLVAVRAEEEEEILRAQVCEVMTDKVKVYYVDHGFSEVISKTKVFELHEKFFKLPFQATKCKLAGLEPFCQEPAVLKKFETMASGRILLAEILERRQTPLVVLYDTSQDDDVNINAACRKGLQDKTLASPLQVNSAYMNVTVSSVCSDGTIYCQLPSRGLAKMNEILENIETYFHSQVTSEFLVSRPFCGKGCLARYKGKWSRVEITNLHGSRVLDILFIDVGVQASVEVIELREIPPPFLRDLMAIPPQAVKCCLADLAVSIGSWNPDAVQWLREKVLNTTDCSMKVAKVDETKHCIYVHLFTDKNFHDSTRSLNHQMAQSDLFKQQPDVFLTSHSPAKISAPTVSSKTSSSSESTNGSLTSASVPVKPHLRKALSGSRSSGGGGGGGGGGGRGGNTTSSSPPETPSSPSSPSSPTSLLQLPPLLELPPTGNNIDVYVSVACHPGHFVLQPWRDMYKLVVLMGEMILYYNKTEEKPLNIEKNQIYAAKVDNNWHRVLVKGVLTNGLVSVYELDYGRHELVSCTQLRALIKEFRQLPFQGITAQLAGVKPRQWSEEASIVFRNHVEKKPLVAQLEAVQEATNPWDRRLTVFLVDTSQEERDIWVHDIMAEFAEELTNEL